In Syngnathus acus chromosome 5, fSynAcu1.2, whole genome shotgun sequence, a genomic segment contains:
- the aldh4a1 gene encoding delta-1-pyrroline-5-carboxylate dehydrogenase, mitochondrial, protein MLRGTTVAATRRTSWRGLKGSARCAGGVSVRNEPVLDFKRGSPERRQLLQALERLKSTTEEIPCVVGDEPVWTADVRYQLCPFNHAHRVSKFCYADKDLIHKAIAASMAARREWDLKPVQDRAAVLFKAADVISGAKRSEVLAKTMIGQGKTVIQAEIDAAAELIDFLRFNAKHAMELEAVQPLNAEGSTNTAVYRGLEGFVAAVAPFNFTAIGGNLAATPAVMGNVVLWKPSDTAMSASYAVYRILRKCGLPPNVIQFLPADGPVFGDAITSSEHLAGINFTGSVPTFKSLWKQVAHNLDVYRTFPRLAGECGGKNFHFVHNSADVRSVVNGTVRSAFEYGGQKCSACSRMYVPASLWPDIKRQLLDALKQIRVGDPVEDFGAFFSAVIDHKSFSRIKKCLDDAKSSPELEVIAGGNCNDSKGYFVEPTIITSKDPQHPIMAQELFGPVLSVYVYPDDDYKQFLSLVDRTSPYALTGAVFALDTAVVDEASKILRNAAGNFYINDKSTGSVVAQQPFGGARASGTNDKPGGPHYVLRWTSPQVVKETHIPLTQWKYPYMA, encoded by the exons ATGCTGAGGGGGACGACAGTGGCGGCGACGAGGCGGACGTCGTGGCGCGG TTTGAAAGGGTCGGCCCGCTGCGCCGGCGGCGTGTCAGTGAGGAATGAGCCGGTGCTGGACTTCAAACGAGGGAGTCCTGAAAGACGGCAGCTTCTGCAG GCGCTGGAGCGGCTTAAGTCCACCACAGAGGAGATTCCTTGCGTGGTAGGGGATGAACCCGTTTGGACCGCTGACGTCCGATACCAACTGTGT CCCTTCAATCACGCACACAGAGTCTCAAAGTTCTGCTACGCCGACAAG GACCTTATCCACAAAGCCATCGCGGCGTCGATGGCAGCACGCCGCGAGTGGGACCTGAAACCTGTCCAGGACCGAGCAGCAGTCCTCTTCAAGGCAGCCGATGTCATCAGCGGAGCCAAACGAAGTGAAGTGCTGGCCAAGACCATGATCGGACAG GGCAAAACAGTGATCCAGGCGGAGATTGACGCGGCCGCCGAACTCATTGACTTCTTGCGCTTCAACGCCAAACACGCCATGGAGCTGGAGGCAGTGCAGCCGCTGAATGCCGAGGGCAGCACCAACACCGCCGTCTACCGCGGTCTCGAG gGCTTTGTGGCCGCCGTGGCGCCTTTCAACTTCACTGCCATCGGCGGGAATTTGGCGGCAACGCCGGCCGTGATG GGCAACGTGGTCTTGTGGAAGCCCAGCGACACAGCCATGTCAGCCAGCTACGCCGTCTACCGCATCCTGCGCAAGTGCGGCCTCCCGCCCAACGTCATCCAGTTTCTGCCGGCCGACGGTCCCGTCTTTGGAGACGCCATCACGTCCTCCGAGCACCTGGCGGGAATCAACTTCACCGGCAGTGTCCC GACCTTCAAGAGCCTGTGGAAGCAGGTGGCCCACAACCTGGACGTGTACCGGACCTTCCCCAGGCTGGCCGGAG AGTGCGGCGGAAAGAACTTCCACTTTGTGCACAATTCTGCGGACGTGCGCAGCGTGGTGAACGGCACAGTGCGCTCAGCCTTTGAGTATGGTGGCCAGAAGTGTTCGGCCTGCTCCAGGATGTACGTGCCCGCCAGCTTGTGGCCCGACATCAAGCGGCAGCTGCTCGACGCTCTCAAGCAAATTCGCGTGGGAGAT CCAGTGGAAGACTTTGGCGCCTTTTTCTCCGCCGTTATTGACCACAAG TCATTCAGCCGTATCAAGAAGTGTTTGGATGACGCCAAGTCTTCCCCTGAACTGGAGGTCATTGCCGGGGGCAACTGCAATGACTCCAAGGGCTACTTTGTGGAGCCCACCATCATCACCTCCAAAGACCCCCAACACCCAATCATGGCCCAG GAGCTTTTTGGCCCGGTTTTGTCCGTGTACGTGTACCCGGACGACGACTACAAGCAGTTTCTGAGCCTAGTGGACCGCACGTCTCCTTACGCGCTCACCGGCGCCGTCTTTGCACTGGACAC GGCCGTGGTAGACGAGGCGTCCAAAATCCTGAGGAACGCCGCGGGCAATTTCTACATCAACGACAAGTCGACGGGCTCCGTTGTGGCGCAGCAGCCGTTTGGGGGCGCTAGAGCGTCAG GCACAAACGACAAACCGGGCGGCCCTCACTATGTCCTCCGCTGGACTTCCCCGCAGGTGGTAAAGGAAACGCACATCCCGCTCACACAGTGGAAGTACCCTTATATGGCCTGA